In one Legionella clemsonensis genomic region, the following are encoded:
- a CDS encoding DUF547 domain-containing protein — MQKIYRLLQGCSFFILFLINASVFASFNKSLWPIWETNNPLSEKTISHAEWQQFLNKRVVTNEEGINLVDYPNLTDTDYDLLKRYLTRMSKIDIDAYNRDEQLAFWLNLYNALTVQIVADYYPVGSIEEINISPGLFSIGPWGAKLITINGTPLSLDEINNRIIRPIWNDPRTHYAINNGSIGAANLRKKTYHGSTIEADLNEAASEYINSLRGAQVIEGELIVSKIYEWYNEDFGGSKADIITHLKQFAKEPLRSQLKHINTIDGYVYNWHLNSTIAPKP, encoded by the coding sequence ATGCAAAAGATTTATCGATTACTACAAGGTTGTAGTTTTTTTATTCTATTTTTGATTAATGCCAGTGTATTTGCTTCATTTAATAAAAGTCTTTGGCCTATCTGGGAAACCAATAATCCTTTATCCGAGAAAACCATCTCACATGCCGAATGGCAGCAATTTTTAAATAAACGCGTGGTTACTAATGAGGAAGGAATTAACCTGGTCGATTATCCAAATCTTACTGATACTGATTATGATCTATTGAAACGTTATCTCACCAGGATGAGTAAAATTGATATAGATGCCTATAATCGGGACGAGCAACTGGCTTTTTGGCTAAATCTTTATAATGCACTTACAGTACAAATCGTTGCTGATTATTACCCGGTAGGAAGTATTGAAGAAATTAATATTTCACCAGGATTATTTAGTATCGGTCCTTGGGGCGCCAAACTTATTACTATCAATGGGACTCCCTTATCACTTGATGAAATCAACAATCGAATTATTAGACCCATTTGGAATGATCCACGTACGCATTACGCCATAAACAATGGCTCCATTGGGGCTGCCAATTTACGTAAAAAAACTTATCATGGCTCAACCATTGAAGCCGACTTAAATGAAGCAGCCTCTGAATATATTAATTCTCTGCGCGGGGCGCAAGTCATTGAAGGTGAGCTTATTGTCTCTAAAATTTATGAATGGTATAACGAAGATTTTGGTGGCTCTAAAGCAGATATTATTACTCACTTAAAACAGTTTGCTAAAGAGCCATTACGCAGTCAATTGAAACATATTAATACTATTGATGGTTATGTCTATAATTGGCATTTAAATAGTACCATCGCACCCAAACCGTGA
- the rimM gene encoding ribosome maturation factor RimM (Essential for efficient processing of 16S rRNA): protein MDKVTERIIVGRFGRPHGIKGFIAVHSFTDPRDNILRYTDWHVYLNKQWQPLKILHVEMNEKFILAQIEGYSEREQVASLTNADIAVSRDQLPALEEGEYYWHELINMQVVNQQGILLGTVVEIMPTGANDVLVIQGEKRYLVPYLPGQFIADINASQRIITVDWDPEF, encoded by the coding sequence GTGGATAAGGTTACAGAGAGAATTATTGTTGGTCGTTTCGGTCGCCCACATGGGATAAAAGGGTTTATTGCTGTACATTCTTTTACAGACCCTCGCGACAATATTCTTCGTTACACTGATTGGCATGTTTACCTTAACAAGCAGTGGCAACCACTTAAAATATTGCATGTAGAAATGAACGAAAAATTCATTCTCGCGCAAATCGAAGGTTATAGTGAGCGTGAGCAGGTAGCTTCACTGACTAATGCTGATATTGCTGTTAGTCGTGATCAATTACCCGCTTTGGAAGAGGGAGAATACTACTGGCATGAATTAATTAACATGCAGGTAGTTAACCAACAAGGGATATTGCTTGGTACAGTGGTGGAAATTATGCCCACCGGTGCCAATGATGTTTTAGTGATCCAAGGCGAAAAACGATATCTGGTACCTTATTTGCCAGGTCAGTTTATTGCTGATATAAACGCCAGCCAACGTATTATTACTGTTGACTGGGATCCGGAATTTTAA
- the trmD gene encoding tRNA (guanosine(37)-N1)-methyltransferase TrmD, with product MMLHLGVITLMPEMFDVFKHGVVGRAIEQGLAKLDCWNPREWAPRPYRQVDDKPYGGGPGMVMMYEPLHNAINHAKAHLPASCRTIYLSPQGKIIQQSELTQIVKKNQSLLFIAGRYEGIDERIITHHVDEEWSLGDFVLSGGELAAMVFIDAIIRLIPGSLGHLCSAEQDSFMNGLLDCPHYTRPAIIHGLDVPPVLLGGNHRDIERWRRKQSLGKTWLKRPDLLEKIELSDTDKQLLIEFKKEHGTSC from the coding sequence ATGATGTTACATTTGGGTGTAATAACCCTGATGCCCGAAATGTTTGACGTGTTCAAACATGGCGTTGTTGGACGAGCAATCGAGCAGGGTTTAGCTAAGTTAGACTGCTGGAATCCGCGAGAGTGGGCACCAAGGCCGTACCGGCAAGTCGATGATAAACCTTACGGTGGCGGCCCAGGCATGGTAATGATGTATGAACCCTTGCACAATGCAATTAATCATGCAAAAGCCCATCTGCCTGCCTCTTGCAGAACGATTTATTTAAGTCCGCAAGGTAAAATTATTCAACAATCTGAATTGACTCAGATAGTCAAAAAAAATCAGTCGCTGCTTTTTATAGCAGGACGATATGAAGGAATAGATGAGCGTATCATTACTCATCATGTGGATGAAGAATGGTCGCTAGGCGACTTTGTGTTAAGTGGCGGTGAATTAGCAGCCATGGTATTTATTGATGCGATTATTCGTCTCATACCTGGTAGCCTGGGGCATTTATGCTCAGCTGAGCAAGATTCATTTATGAATGGCCTTCTGGATTGCCCTCACTACACAAGACCAGCAATAATTCATGGTCTTGATGTCCCACCTGTTTTATTAGGGGGTAATCATCGTGATATTGAACGCTGGCGCCGAAAACAAAGTCTTGGTAAAACCTGGCTAAAGCGCCCGGATTTATTAGAAAAAATTGAATTGAGTGATACGGATAAGCAATTGCTTATTGAATTTAAAAAAGAACACGGGACTTCCTGTTGA
- a CDS encoding YbaB/EbfC family nucleoid-associated protein encodes MDINQNLGNIMKEAQKMQQRMQEAQKQLSQLVVRGVSGGGMVEIEMNGRHETHKTKINPSLMDDVEMLEDLVTAAFNDAVRKVEQASKQKISELTAGLNIPTDFLKDEERE; translated from the coding sequence ATGGATATTAATCAAAATCTTGGCAACATCATGAAAGAAGCGCAAAAAATGCAACAGCGCATGCAGGAAGCTCAAAAGCAATTAAGTCAATTGGTTGTAAGAGGGGTTTCTGGTGGCGGCATGGTGGAAATTGAAATGAACGGTCGTCATGAAACTCATAAAACTAAAATAAACCCCTCATTAATGGATGATGTTGAGATGTTAGAAGACTTGGTAACAGCAGCATTTAATGATGCAGTTCGTAAGGTGGAGCAAGCTTCAAAACAAAAAATCAGTGAATTGACCGCCGGTCTTAATATTCCTACTGATTTCCTGAAAGATGAGGAGAGGGAATAA
- a CDS encoding uridine kinase family protein → MLFLFIAGASASGKTEIANKVVEMLHQIKIKAAILSMDHYYKSQQERGGIVEINFDVPEACNWELLESQLQLLSEGQIIHRPTYCFLAKDRLEKTQTIDPKEVQVVVIEGILALHKVKEINLPNKLSVFVETDSYRAILARRKERDQRSRATSPEETEARERSTVGPAFFSFIAPSKTHANLTVTNNTEGPGKTGIEKAAEEVMDKIKETNPELFLTVEMRFT, encoded by the coding sequence ATGTTATTTTTATTTATTGCGGGTGCATCGGCTTCAGGAAAAACAGAAATTGCGAATAAAGTTGTTGAAATGCTTCATCAAATTAAAATAAAAGCAGCAATCCTGTCTATGGATCACTACTATAAAAGCCAGCAAGAACGAGGTGGCATTGTTGAGATTAATTTTGATGTCCCTGAAGCTTGTAATTGGGAGCTATTAGAGAGCCAGTTACAATTGTTGTCAGAAGGTCAAATAATACACAGACCTACTTATTGTTTTCTAGCCAAAGATAGATTAGAAAAAACGCAAACTATTGATCCTAAAGAGGTGCAAGTGGTTGTGATTGAGGGGATTCTGGCCCTGCATAAGGTCAAAGAGATAAATCTGCCCAATAAGCTGTCAGTTTTTGTAGAAACTGATAGTTATCGTGCAATTCTTGCTCGTCGAAAAGAAAGAGATCAACGTTCTCGAGCAACTTCACCCGAGGAAACTGAAGCAAGGGAGCGTAGTACCGTGGGTCCTGCATTTTTTAGTTTCATTGCTCCCAGTAAAACTCATGCAAATTTAACCGTAACCAATAACACAGAAGGTCCTGGTAAAACAGGTATTGAAAAAGCAGCCGAAGAGGTCATGGATAAGATTAAAGAGACCAATCCTGAGCTTTTCCTTACTGTAGAGATGCGTTTTACTTGA
- a CDS encoding HlyC/CorC family transporter translates to MQFSLTTLSLVLLALVLISAFFSSSEIGMMSLNRYRLRYLVKQNHKQAIRVNQMLTRPDRLLSVILIGNTFANIVASMVATLIGQRLYGDVGVLVATISLTLVILVFSELVPKTIAALHPQQVAFKASLLLKILQGFFAPIIHVISWITNLILKLFGISIEKNQRESLSGEELRSVVHEAGGLLPVEHKSMVLGLLDLEQATVEDIMIPKADIVGIDLEQPWHEILEELETAQHTRLPLYRDTIDNLVGLVHVRSILNLMLEERLDMDNLLKIADAPYFIPEATPLNLQILNFQKMKKRSCFVVDEYGDLLGLVTMEDILEEVVGEFTTDVANLSKDIIQQKDGSVIVDASVTLRQLKRLLGWQLPAIGPRTLSGLIIEYLGYIPPADCCLQIDHFQIEILKVSENIIKTVRMLKVVKKKIIT, encoded by the coding sequence GTGCAGTTTTCTCTGACAACCCTTTCACTGGTACTATTGGCATTGGTTCTCATTTCAGCGTTTTTTTCAAGCTCAGAAATTGGAATGATGTCATTAAACCGCTATCGCCTACGTTATTTAGTCAAGCAAAATCATAAGCAGGCAATCCGCGTCAATCAGATGCTGACAAGACCTGACAGGTTGTTGAGTGTAATTTTAATTGGTAATACGTTTGCAAATATTGTCGCTTCAATGGTTGCCACACTAATTGGCCAGCGACTTTATGGTGATGTAGGTGTACTTGTTGCGACTATTTCTCTTACTTTAGTTATTTTAGTTTTCTCTGAATTGGTTCCCAAAACAATAGCTGCATTACATCCCCAACAAGTGGCTTTTAAGGCTTCTCTTTTATTAAAAATATTGCAAGGATTTTTTGCGCCTATCATCCATGTTATTAGCTGGATAACTAATTTAATTTTGAAATTATTTGGTATTTCGATAGAAAAAAATCAACGAGAGTCATTATCTGGAGAAGAGTTACGTTCTGTGGTGCATGAAGCGGGTGGGTTATTACCGGTTGAACATAAAAGTATGGTTTTAGGCTTACTAGATTTAGAGCAAGCTACGGTAGAAGATATTATGATTCCCAAGGCGGATATTGTTGGTATTGATCTGGAGCAACCCTGGCACGAGATACTTGAGGAATTAGAAACAGCACAACATACTCGATTGCCTCTTTATAGAGACACTATCGATAATTTAGTAGGATTAGTTCATGTAAGAAGTATTCTTAATTTGATGCTCGAAGAGCGTTTGGATATGGATAATTTACTTAAAATTGCAGACGCTCCGTATTTTATTCCTGAGGCTACTCCCCTCAATTTGCAGATTTTAAATTTTCAAAAAATGAAGAAACGCAGTTGTTTTGTTGTGGATGAGTATGGTGATTTATTAGGTTTGGTCACCATGGAAGATATTCTTGAAGAAGTAGTGGGGGAATTTACCACGGATGTGGCCAATTTAAGCAAAGATATTATTCAGCAAAAAGATGGGTCGGTCATTGTCGATGCCAGCGTGACACTGCGCCAATTAAAGCGGTTGCTGGGGTGGCAGTTACCTGCGATTGGTCCGCGAACGCTAAGTGGTTTAATTATCGAATATTTAGGGTATATTCCACCGGCTGACTGTTGTTTGCAGATTGACCATTTTCAAATTGAAATTTTAAAAGTTAGCGAAAATATTATTAAAACAGTGCGGATGCTAAAAGTGGTTAAGAAAAAAATAATTACTTAA
- the rpsP gene encoding 30S ribosomal protein S16 gives MVVIRLSRAGAKKRPFYNMVVTDSRKRRDGNYIERIGYFNPVARGQEVRLHLEMDKLAHWQSVGAQLSDRVRALVKEYNKKNAQDAK, from the coding sequence ATGGTAGTTATACGTTTATCACGAGCTGGCGCAAAGAAGCGTCCTTTTTACAATATGGTTGTTACTGATAGCCGCAAACGCCGCGATGGAAATTACATCGAGCGTATTGGTTACTTTAATCCTGTTGCACGTGGCCAAGAAGTTCGTCTCCATTTGGAAATGGATAAATTAGCTCACTGGCAAAGTGTAGGTGCACAACTTTCTGATCGCGTTCGTGCATTAGTTAAAGAATACAACAAGAAGAACGCTCAAGACGCCAAGTAA
- a CDS encoding winged helix-turn-helix domain-containing protein, which produces MLHRKYLLIIDDAPLDEQLVDYFAKFDFNIIQQSDFSQLDKGINPPPAALLVNWALIQKDESIISKLYHRYTVPLLVISDKVDEDVCVHMLESGADDFLVKPIHPRELHARISAISRRVQRAAKEAEQEKEVLLFANWRLYPASRQVFDSNTHNELQLSAGEYDLLLAFVRQPQRVLGREFLLQLTKNSDLTPFDRRIDVQISRLRQKIETDAKKPALIKTIRNGGYLFTARVLSIKEQGEPVN; this is translated from the coding sequence ATGCTGCATCGAAAATATTTACTTATTATTGACGATGCCCCTCTAGACGAGCAGCTTGTAGATTATTTTGCTAAATTTGATTTTAACATTATTCAACAGTCTGATTTCTCCCAGCTCGATAAGGGGATTAACCCACCACCTGCTGCATTACTGGTTAACTGGGCATTGATTCAAAAAGATGAAAGTATCATTAGTAAATTGTATCATCGTTATACTGTACCACTATTGGTGATTAGCGACAAAGTTGATGAAGACGTTTGTGTGCACATGTTAGAAAGCGGCGCTGATGATTTTTTAGTAAAACCCATTCACCCCAGGGAGTTACATGCTCGTATTAGCGCTATCTCTCGACGAGTGCAACGCGCTGCTAAAGAGGCAGAACAAGAGAAAGAAGTGTTACTTTTTGCCAATTGGCGTTTATACCCTGCTTCCCGACAAGTGTTTGACAGCAATACCCACAATGAATTACAGCTCAGTGCGGGGGAATATGATTTACTGTTAGCTTTTGTACGTCAACCTCAGCGTGTGTTAGGTCGAGAATTTTTATTACAACTCACTAAAAATAGTGATCTTACACCTTTTGATCGACGTATCGATGTACAAATTAGCAGATTAAGGCAGAAAATTGAGACGGATGCAAAAAAACCAGCACTCATTAAAACCATTCGAAATGGCGGCTACTTGTTTACTGCCAGGGTATTATCTATTAAAGAACAAGGTGAGCCCGTTAATTAA
- the rplS gene encoding 50S ribosomal protein L19 has translation MSNIIDQLNAEQMQGKNIPDFSPGDTVLVQVKVKEGTRERLQAFEGIVIAKRNRGLNSAFTVRKISHSVGVERVFQTYSPIVDSIIVKRRGDVRRAKLYYLRDLAGRAARIKEKLTAKKED, from the coding sequence ATGAGCAACATTATTGATCAATTAAACGCTGAGCAAATGCAAGGTAAAAACATTCCTGATTTCAGCCCAGGTGATACAGTCTTGGTACAGGTAAAAGTAAAAGAAGGTACTCGTGAACGTTTACAAGCTTTTGAGGGTATTGTAATCGCTAAAAGAAATCGTGGTTTAAATTCTGCTTTTACCGTACGTAAAATTTCTCACAGTGTGGGCGTTGAACGTGTCTTCCAGACCTATAGTCCCATTGTCGACAGTATTATCGTTAAGCGTCGCGGTGATGTACGTCGTGCGAAGCTCTATTATTTGCGTGATCTAGCTGGTCGTGCGGCGCGTATCAAAGAAAA
- the ffh gene encoding signal recognition particle protein produces the protein MFENLSERLTRAFKTLSGQGRLTEENVHDALREVRLSLLEADVAFPVVKEFIDEVKQKALGQEVASNLKPEQAFVKVVHDELVHILGDSRAELNFKTQPPAVFLMAGLQGSGKTTSSAKLARYLKESENKKVMLVSLDVYRPAAIEQLKLLAEQLDVAFFPAESHEQPLAIAAKALESAKKQFIDVVIFDTAGRLHIDEEMMTEIKAIHKAVNPVETLFVVDSMTGQDAANTAKAFHEALALTGVILTKIDGDARGGAALSVKYITGQPVKFLGSGEKIDALEPFHPDRIASRILGMGDILTLIEEVERKADKQASEKLAKKLKKGKGFDLEDFKQQLLQMDKMGGITGMVSKLPGIGQLPQKAMSQINDKAMAQTIAIINSMTPKERRIPKIIVGSRKKRIALGSGTQIQDVNRLLKQFEQMQKMMKKFTKPGGLKQMMRGMGGMAGFAGLKGLFPEDK, from the coding sequence ATGTTTGAGAATTTAAGCGAACGCTTAACCCGCGCATTTAAAACTTTAAGTGGTCAAGGACGTCTAACGGAAGAAAATGTTCACGATGCCCTGCGAGAAGTAAGACTTTCTTTGCTTGAAGCCGATGTGGCGTTTCCTGTTGTCAAGGAGTTTATCGATGAAGTTAAACAAAAAGCCTTAGGCCAGGAAGTCGCATCCAATCTGAAGCCAGAGCAAGCCTTTGTCAAAGTGGTGCATGATGAATTGGTTCATATTTTGGGCGATTCACGCGCTGAATTAAATTTTAAAACGCAACCTCCCGCTGTTTTTCTAATGGCTGGTTTGCAAGGTTCAGGTAAAACAACCAGTTCTGCCAAACTGGCGCGCTATTTAAAAGAGAGCGAAAATAAAAAAGTTATGCTGGTCAGCCTGGATGTCTACAGGCCCGCTGCTATTGAGCAGCTTAAGTTACTCGCAGAGCAACTTGACGTCGCATTTTTCCCTGCAGAGTCTCATGAACAACCTTTAGCCATTGCAGCCAAAGCCTTGGAGAGTGCAAAAAAACAATTTATTGACGTCGTCATTTTTGATACCGCCGGTCGCTTGCATATCGATGAAGAAATGATGACGGAAATCAAAGCAATTCATAAAGCAGTCAATCCAGTAGAAACATTATTTGTCGTCGACAGCATGACCGGTCAGGATGCCGCCAATACAGCCAAGGCATTTCATGAAGCCTTAGCCTTAACTGGTGTGATTTTAACCAAGATCGATGGGGATGCGCGTGGTGGTGCCGCGCTCTCCGTTAAATATATTACAGGGCAACCTGTTAAGTTTTTAGGAAGCGGCGAGAAAATTGATGCACTTGAACCCTTCCATCCAGACCGAATTGCCTCACGTATTCTTGGAATGGGGGACATTCTTACTTTAATTGAGGAAGTTGAACGTAAGGCAGACAAGCAAGCCAGTGAAAAATTAGCCAAGAAACTTAAAAAAGGGAAAGGGTTTGACTTGGAAGATTTCAAACAGCAGCTACTACAAATGGATAAAATGGGTGGTATTACTGGAATGGTTAGCAAATTGCCAGGTATAGGGCAGTTACCGCAAAAAGCAATGAGTCAAATTAACGATAAAGCAATGGCCCAAACCATAGCTATAATTAATTCAATGACCCCCAAAGAACGACGCATTCCCAAAATTATTGTAGGTTCTCGTAAAAAGCGTATTGCTCTTGGCTCTGGCACACAAATCCAGGATGTTAATCGTTTATTGAAACAATTTGAGCAAATGCAGAAAATGATGAAGAAATTCACCAAACCAGGTGGCCTGAAGCAAATGATGCGAGGCATGGGTGGTATGGCAGGATTTGCCGGATTGAAAGGTTTATTTCCAGAGGATAAGTAA
- a CDS encoding sulfatase-like hydrolase/transferase, which produces MNKKFFPHYFTNFILFNALFLGLQFIAVLSQSGGFLNAIPLPLNVYLQIAAAAVIQVLLYFLLALIQLFWLWGIKDNYLAKISLERWQLIIFAFSVITILSANCYFFPLSLFSRLFLPAIPIFFIQIVMIISLLFLGLFTVIALLKAYFRSPILLTAVLGIVILISFFNFFYQHVPFADQRQTQQPNIILIGIDSLSAERINKVNTPNLYQFINNSVSFKEAITPLARTYSAWASILTGLYPLHHKARYNLMPSHLIKSSESLAWILQKKGYTTIFATDERRFSTIDKDFGFQKIVGPRLGVNDILLGTFYDFPLSNFLINSSLGRYLFPYNYLNRASHFSYYPSSFDEALNQTLKKTAPQKPLFLAVHFALPHWPYAWAASSPAEVGDVYSVQEREGLYFSAVYEADKQVGTLLGRLKEAGLLQNAMVVILSDHGESLYQSGSRRTSLTNYQGEGKSSLADYFKRKTSTELEMSAGHGSDLLSPIQFHCLLSFNFFNHNKLVLQRKIVDARVALIDIAPTIYAYLKLPLKPHFDGISLLNAILSNQRPEKRIFFLESGELPNMIVSQERARTLGRLLYEVNSNNNQLQLREDKLPLLDALKLYAILDGDWLVALYPDDYRYITVILRLSNDQWTDNLNSPFARSSPAKSMLKQLLQFYQQELSSYPKSKVTPDLLE; this is translated from the coding sequence GTGAATAAAAAATTTTTTCCCCATTATTTTACCAATTTTATTTTGTTCAACGCCCTATTTCTAGGTTTACAGTTTATTGCTGTGCTTAGTCAAAGTGGGGGTTTTCTTAATGCGATTCCACTGCCACTGAATGTTTATTTGCAAATCGCTGCTGCTGCCGTCATTCAAGTACTTCTTTATTTTTTATTAGCCTTGATACAATTATTTTGGCTTTGGGGAATAAAAGATAATTATTTAGCCAAAATCTCCTTGGAGCGCTGGCAACTCATTATTTTTGCGTTTTCTGTTATAACCATCCTTAGTGCCAACTGTTACTTCTTTCCTTTGAGCCTGTTTAGTCGCTTGTTTCTACCTGCTATTCCTATTTTTTTCATTCAAATAGTGATGATAATTTCTCTACTATTTCTTGGATTATTCACTGTTATAGCACTTCTCAAGGCTTACTTTCGCTCTCCGATATTGTTGACCGCGGTATTGGGAATAGTAATTTTAATAAGTTTTTTTAATTTTTTTTATCAGCACGTACCCTTTGCAGATCAACGGCAAACTCAACAACCTAATATTATTCTCATTGGTATTGACTCTCTCAGTGCTGAACGAATTAATAAAGTAAATACACCTAACCTCTATCAATTTATTAATAATAGTGTTTCCTTTAAAGAAGCGATTACACCCCTGGCAAGAACCTACTCTGCCTGGGCTAGTATTCTGACAGGACTATATCCCCTTCATCATAAAGCGCGTTATAACTTAATGCCTTCTCATCTTATTAAAAGTTCCGAAAGTCTAGCCTGGATTTTACAAAAAAAAGGATATACCACCATTTTTGCGACTGACGAACGTCGATTCAGTACCATTGATAAGGATTTTGGTTTTCAGAAGATTGTGGGTCCACGTTTAGGGGTTAATGATATTTTATTAGGTACTTTTTATGACTTTCCCTTAAGTAATTTTCTCATCAACTCCTCGCTTGGTCGCTATCTATTTCCTTATAACTATTTAAATCGTGCCAGCCATTTCTCCTACTATCCCAGCAGTTTTGATGAGGCATTAAATCAAACTCTAAAAAAAACTGCCCCACAAAAACCTCTATTTCTGGCTGTGCATTTTGCGCTTCCACATTGGCCTTATGCCTGGGCTGCCTCATCACCAGCAGAGGTAGGTGATGTCTACAGCGTGCAAGAAAGAGAAGGGCTTTATTTTTCTGCTGTTTATGAAGCGGATAAACAGGTGGGGACTCTTTTAGGAAGACTCAAAGAAGCGGGTTTATTACAAAATGCCATGGTGGTTATTTTAAGTGACCATGGCGAATCATTGTATCAATCCGGTAGCAGAAGAACCTCACTGACCAACTACCAAGGCGAGGGAAAAAGCAGCCTTGCTGATTATTTTAAACGTAAAACATCCACAGAACTTGAAATGAGCGCAGGTCACGGCTCAGACTTACTCAGTCCAATACAATTTCATTGTTTGCTCAGTTTTAATTTTTTTAATCACAATAAATTGGTATTACAACGAAAAATAGTCGATGCAAGAGTGGCTTTAATTGATATTGCACCTACCATATACGCTTATTTAAAATTACCTTTAAAACCACACTTTGATGGCATTTCATTGCTAAATGCTATTCTGAGTAATCAACGCCCTGAAAAACGCATTTTTTTCCTGGAGAGTGGGGAGCTTCCCAATATGATTGTATCTCAAGAACGCGCCAGAACCTTAGGAAGGTTATTGTATGAAGTCAATTCAAATAATAATCAACTGCAATTGAGAGAAGATAAATTACCATTACTGGATGCCTTAAAATTATATGCAATTCTTGATGGTGATTGGCTGGTTGCCTTGTATCCTGATGATTATCGATATATTACAGTTATTTTGCGCTTAAGCAATGATCAATGGACCGATAATTTGAATTCACCATTTGCCCGCTCCTCCCCTGCCAAATCAATGCTCAAACAATTACTACAGTTTTATCAGCAGGAACTGTCCTCCTATCCTAAATCAAAGGTGACTCCCGACCTCCTGGAATAA
- the recR gene encoding recombination mediator RecR — MDTLGRLVDALRCLPGVGPKSAQRMVFHLLQHQRQRGLHLASCLQEAMHTIQHCKRCKNYTEYELCKLCQNPERNLKILCVVETPADVTAIEQSNSFNGSYYVLMGKISPLDGMGPEDIGLPQLRTLVIEEKITEVILALSPSIEGQTTVHFIHELLNDQPVQISQLAHGIPSGGELEFLDGSTISNALRNRAIVNI; from the coding sequence ATGGATACGTTGGGTCGTTTGGTGGATGCATTGCGTTGTTTGCCTGGGGTAGGTCCGAAATCAGCTCAGCGAATGGTGTTTCATTTGTTGCAGCATCAACGTCAGCGTGGTTTGCATTTGGCTTCTTGCCTTCAAGAGGCCATGCACACTATTCAACACTGTAAGCGCTGTAAAAACTACACCGAATACGAGTTATGCAAACTTTGTCAAAATCCCGAACGTAATTTAAAAATCCTCTGCGTGGTAGAGACACCTGCAGATGTTACAGCCATCGAACAAAGTAACTCATTTAATGGGAGTTATTATGTATTGATGGGGAAAATTTCGCCGCTTGATGGTATGGGTCCAGAGGACATAGGTCTACCGCAATTACGCACTTTAGTGATTGAAGAAAAAATTACAGAAGTAATTCTTGCTTTAAGTCCTTCTATTGAAGGTCAAACTACAGTTCATTTCATTCATGAGTTACTTAATGATCAACCGGTACAAATAAGTCAGCTCGCGCACGGTATTCCTTCCGGGGGCGAACTGGAGTTTTTGGATGGCAGTACTATAAGCAATGCATTGCGAAATCGAGCTATTGTGAATATATAA